CCGCGGGCGTCAGCCGGCGTGCGGCACTGCAGCGGCAGCTCCTGCCGATCCTCCTGGGGTGGCTCGCCGAGGGCGTTGATCCCGACGCCGGACTGCTCGCCTTCCGTAGGGTCAGCGAAGCCCTTGGAACCACCCACTGGTATTTGGGCCTGCTCCGGGATTCCCAAGCGGCAGCCGAGCGACTCTGCCAGGTGCTGGCTAATTCCCGCCTGATTTCGGACCTGTTGGAAGTATCGCCGGAGTCCGTTGCCTGGTTGGGCAGCGACAAAGAACTGGCACCGGTTCCTTTTGAAGCCCAGTGGCAGGAAATCCGGTCCAAGCTTTCCCGTCATGAGGATCCCGAGAGTGCCATGAGGCTGATCCGGTTGATCCGGCGTCGCGAAATCCTGCGCACCGCGGTCGCGGATAGTGCCGGGTTGCTGGACCAGGATGCCGTGGGACTGGCCTTGGCCGAGACGGACCGGGCAGCCGTTCTAGGGGCGCTGCATGTAGCGGAGTCCGTCATTGCGGCGACTGGTCCTTTGAAAACCGATGTCCTGGTGGTGGCGATGGGCCGGCAGGGTGGCCGCGAGATCGGCTACGGCTCGGACGCGGACGTCATCTACGTGCACCGTGCCCGTCCCGGGTTCACTGATGCTGAGGCCCAGGAACAGGCGACGGCGATCGTCGCCAAGCTTTCCAGCTTCCTCACCCAGCCGCTCAAGCCCGCGATCATGGCCGAACGAGTGCTCATGGTGGATGCCGACCTGCGGCCCGAGGGCAAGAACGGTGCCATGGTGCGGTCTCTGGACTCCTATGCGGAGTACTACCGACGGTGGTCCCTGATTTGGGAGGCGCAGGCACTGCTGCGGGCCCGCCCGATGGCAGGCTCGGACGATCTTGCCGACGACTTCGTACGCCTCATCGATCCCATCCGGTACCCCGAGCAACTCGCGGAGCAGGACGTCCGGGAGATCCGCCGTATCAAGGCCAGGGTGGAGTCCGAGCGTCTGCCTCGTGGCGCCGATCCCGCCAGGCACGTCAAGCTTGGCCGAGGCGGCCTGAGCGACGTCGAATGGCTGGTTCAGTTGCTTCAACTCCAGCATGCAGGCAAGCACCCGGAGCTGCGGACTTCGTCCACTCTGGACGCCCTGGCTGCTGCGGAAAAGCTGGAACTTATCGCTGAAGACGACGCCCAGCTCCTGCGGGAAGCGTGGAGACTCGCCAGCCGCATTCGTTCCGCGAATGTCATTGTGACGGGACGGGCATCGGATCTTTTGCCATCATCGCGCAAGGACCTCGAGGCCGTGGCACGCTGGTGCGGATACGAACCCGGGAACGCGGGCCACTTCGAAGAGGACTATCTGAGGCTTAGTCGTCGCGCCCGGGGCGTTTTTGAGAAAGAGTTCTACGGCAACTGAGGCGTGGAGGCGGAGGCTTTTTCCCGGGCATGCCGCAGCATGGCGACCACCGCGGCTCCTGGCGTCAACGCGCCGTCAATGACGTATCCCTCCTCGCGGTCCTTAAGTGTCTCCACCATTTGTTGGCGCCATGACAGCAGTTCACCGAGGTAAGCAGGCGCTTGGGCGAGGTTGGTCCTCTCCTGGGGATCGGCGTCGAGATTGAACAGTTCTTCAGTCCCTTCACCGGAACCCCAAATGTATTTGTGGTGGCCATCGGTCAACCAGTGCAGGTTCTGGCCCCAGTACACGTGTTCGCCGTGAAGGACATCCCTGACGGCTCCGGTGCTCTCGCCCCGGACGATGCTTGCCAGTGATTCTCCGTCCACGGAATCCGGGATGGGCAACCCGGCGAGGTCCAACAGCGTGGGCATGATGTCCCTGAGTTCCACCACGTGGTCCACCACCGTTCCGCGTGCGGCCTGCTGAGCGGACGGGGTATTGGCGATGATGAACGGTACCCGGGTGGATCCTTCGTAAGGGACCGCCTTGCGGAACATATGGTGATCACCCATCATTTCGCCGTGGTCGCTGGTGAAGGCGATCACGGTGTTGTCATGCAGGCCGAAGTCGGCCAGTGACTCCTTGATCCGGTTGACCTGCAGGTCGATCTGGGCCATCAGCCCGTAGTAGCCCGCCCTGGCTCTGTGGACAACGTGGTCAGGGATCCTGCCGTAGCTGGCTTGGTAGTTTCCGTCCTGCCGATGCTCGTCCCAGTGCTGTTCCCAGTTACCTTCCACCGGTTCATACGCCGGTATGTTGAGGTACTGTTCGAAGGCCCACGACGGCGGATCGTACGGTGGGTGCGGGCGGTGAAAGGAAAGGTAGAGGAAGAAGGGCTTTACAGGATCGCGCCGGTGCATCCATTCGATGGCCTGCGTGCCGATCCAATGCGTGGGATGCAGATTCTCGGCTTTGTCCCAAGGACGGGCGACAATCGAATTGCAATTGACGCCGTGATCAAAATACTCGGCGTCCGGACCCATCCCGGGTTGGCGTCGGAGCCACGGCACGTAGTCATCAAACATGGCGAAGTTCTGATGGTGTTCCTGCCTGGCATGGTGAAGGTATCCGTCGTGCAGGACAACGTCATCAAAGTCGAGCCTGGAGCGTTCCGGCCACACGTGCATCTTTCCGATGGCCTGGGTGTGATAGCCGCCTTTCCTGAATTCGCCTTGCAGCGTCACTGGATGGACGGCATGAAAAGGTACGCCGTCGTTGTACCCGACGCGGCCATGCCTTTCCTGTGATTGGCCGGTAAACAATGCCGCGCGGGCAGGTACGCATGACGGTGTAGCAGAATAGCCCTTGGAGAACCGGACACCGTTTCGGGCAAGGTCGTCCAGGTGCGGTGTCTCCACATAGGGGTGGCCGTCCGAGGACAAGCAGTCGCCCCTCCACTCATCGACGCAAATGAGAATGACGTTGGGCTTGCTCATCGGAAGTGGTCCCTTGGTCGTCGGAAACGGTTGAGACAACCCTAATAGGAGAACTTCTGCGAATGCTTGAATATGACTCGGATGGCGTGTTTTCGATCGAGAGTGATCACAGTGGGCAAGGCGATGTCTGGCTGATTCCCCTCAAAATGCTCGACGACGACGCTCGCGCCATTCAGCTCGGGGCAGTTGCGGAGTTGGCTGTGGAAGCAAAGCAGCGGGACTTCGTCGGGGATCCGCTGCGTATGATGCTCATTTCCCTGGTAGAAGAGTCTCGCCTCCCGTACGTCATTGAGTCAGGAGGAGTTGCTGTTGGTGTGCTGACCCTCCAGTCCGGCGCGGCCATGCTCGCGGGCTGGCCCGACGACGAGTCGGTGTGGTTGTTGAGGGGATTCCTGATCGACACAAGAAGCCAAGGGCGCGGCCTCGGTACCCTGGCTGCGCGGGCCGCAGTGGAGGAAGCGCGAAAGGTGACGGCCAGGCTGGGAGGCGGGCAGGCCGGCGTCGTGCTTTCTGTCAACGAGCATAATCCGGCAGGGTTGGCGGCGTACTCGAAAGCCGGATTCAAGGACGCGGGGCGTTACCTGGGTGGTAGCGCGGGTCCACAGCGGACCATGTACAAGGCTTTCTTGCCGGAGGTCTCAGCGCACGCTGAACCTAGTGACGTCAATGAAAGTTGACGCTCACTATACCGTCAACTATGGTTGACGGCATGGAGGTGGACCGGATGAAAACGTTAGTGGGATCAATGGACGGCATGGGCCCGGCTGAGGCGCTTTACGCCGTTGCGGAGTTGCAGAAGGAAGTGGGCCGAGCCGAGGCTTCGCTGGTGCGCGCCGCCCGGCAATCAGGCTTGTCGTGGGAAGCGATCGCGCTCTGCCTCGGGGTGAGCAAGCAGGCAGTGCACAAAAAGTACGGAAAGCAGTAACGCGCCGTTCGCCCAGGGGTGCGCCGCCGCAACCGCCCCCGCACGCTAAGTATCCTTATAGACTTCTTGTGTATCTGTTCTCAACGCATAGGGGAAGTACATGGAATACAACGGAAATCCGTCGGAGAAGGCCATTCCCGCCGGAGAGCTGGATCGGCGTCACGTGGGCCATTCTGTGAGCTTTCAGCCCAATGATTTCACCGTCGTCTTCGGCACGATCGCGGGCATCGCAAGGACTGAAGCCCTTGTGTACCTGTCCCTCGACGGAGTTGCCGGTGGTACTCATCTGAAAGACGAATACGACCTGCCCATCGATAAGAACGTGTATCTTCAGCTGGACCCGCTGGGCAGCGCGGAAAAGGGGCTTTCGGAAGCAGCCAGTTTCGTTAAGGAGAAGCTGGACGACATCACCAAGAATCTCAGGGATCGCGACCAAGGCAAGTCCGAGTAGTCCGAACCCACAAAGAAGGCCAGTCTCAGTCCGTACAGACTGAGGCTGGCCTCTTTGTTACGTGGTGGTATTAGACGCCGTAGTAGAGCTCGAACTAAATACGCTGGAATAGGGTGTGATAGGAAATGCTGAAATCCCCGTCACTATGCGGAATCGAACGGTGACATTTACTAGCGGGTGACAGCGTTCTTTGGTGTTCTTGCGGACTTTCTGCGGACCAAGAGCACGGGATGCTTATTGCCGTTTAGGAATCCGAGGGAGTTCGCCTCGCTTGGGGATCCGGGGTGCCCGCCGGCCAGGCTCTGGTGGTGGTTGCTTGTGGTTCATCGCTTGGATCTTCTGAATGTCGTCGATGCTGAACCGGATGCTTTTACCGTAACCGTGATGCGGCCAGTTCTGAGATTTCTTCAGCCTGTAGGCGTGGGAGCGGGTGATCTTCAGGAGATCGGCTAGCTCGTCTGCAAAATCTTCCAGAGGTGACCGAACTATTACGCGGTCCTCTACGTTGAGTTCGGCCATCATCTTCTGGAAGCTATCACGGTCAAACTTCGCCATGTCTGGGACTGTACAGCGGGGCACCGACAGCAGAGCAGGGCCTGCCGTTAGGAGCAGCTAGCTTTAGAGTCGGCGGGCAGATTGAGCTTTAGGCGGATCTTTTGAGAGGCGACATGGGCTGGGTACGGCTCGGTGGGATCATTCCACGCGTTCCAGGAGGCGATGATTCCTTCTCGCGTCTCGATGGCTGACAGGGTTTCGGCGTGGCTCATCTCGGTGTAAAGCGCTTCTACGAAATCGCTCACGTCTTCCTCAACTGTTGCCGGCCAGGGCGCGGGTGGAGCAGTAATTTTCTGGATAACGGCCTTGACGGAGTCTCGGTAGAGTCCCGCATCTCTTCTGGCGGCAACGATGTCTAAAGGACTTGCCTGCATTGTCGTATTCAGGTCTGTCCCGACCTCGTTCATTGGGCAAACGGCAGCAAGGTAGGCGGCGCCGGCGGCCTCGGGGAGCATGGGTGTGGGTGTGGGTGTGGGTGTTACCGTGGGTGTGATGGAAGCCTGTGCCGCGGGAGCGCTCGTACCCGGACTCACATCTGTTCCGCCCGAACATGCGCTTAGGCTAAGGACTAATAGGGCAAATCCGATGTGACGTAGTTTCAAAGGAGTCCCCTAATTCGTCAATCCCACAACTGCTGTTCTGGAAGTTTGACGCACACCTAGAGGGAAGTCCATAGGGTTGTGTCCGCGTTCTTTTTGTTCTTGTTCCGATGGGGCATCTGCGAGCCTAAGATGTGGCTAAGTGGTATTTGGCCTCTTACCTCGGGGAGTTGCTATGAAACGGACCGTTGTTCTGTTTCTCGTGGCGTTAGCAATGTCGATTACATCTTGCTCGCCCCCAGCGTCTAATGAGCAGACTTCACCACCACAAGCTACTCAAGCGCCGACGAACGGTATCGTCTCGACGCCCACTCCGCCTACGCCGACCAGAACTGGAATGCCCGCCGGAGTCTTTGATTTGGTTGCTAAAACCGGAGGTATCGTCCGATTCACGCTGCCAACGCCAGCAAGCGACCCAGCAGTGGCAGACATTGAAGCATTCCGGAAGAAGACGGGAGCGGCGCCGGTGAGCTACATAGTCGCGGACGTTGATAACCGCAGTGGTACTGAAGTGATCAACATGTACAAGGTGAGTGCCTATGACGCGGAAGGAAGGGAGTACGCCTTCGCCAGGGCCGCGGGCGTTTTCGGCGAGTGGGGTCCAACGTTCGGATCTGATTACGTTTACCGCATGCCTGACGGTTCAATACTTGATGAAGCAACTGGGAGCGCGCTGAACAACGAGGAAGTTCGTCTCAACAACGCAATTGACATTGTTGCTTCGCCCGCTCAACGAGCCAACATAATTCTAATTTCGAAGTCCACGGATCTCCCGAAGGAGTTCACGCGGGTCGCTGTGGCCCCAAGCGGCATGGGTTATCCCATCGACGCGCTTCCCAGCGGGGCCGGCGGGCACGACTAGCAGGCCGACTCGGAGGGGTCAACAAGTGTTGATAGCCTTCTTGCCATGCCTGAAGACGATAAGCCGAGCCCGCGTTTCCTGACGATTGAGCAGGTCGCGGAGATCTAGCGACTAGCAGGTTCAGATCCGCGCCCTACAGCGTCTTACCCATTAAATGACCATAGAGGATCGACTTGGATCTGGTGTAGCCATGAGCCCGGTAAAAGGCTTGGGCTTGCAAATGGTCGGCAGAATCGAGAGACAAGCCCATAAAATCGTTGCCGAAGTCCACTGCCTCGGTTTCAAATGCCGTGAGTAGCTTGGACCCAATGTTGGCGCGTCGGTTCCCGGCTTCCACGAAAAGAAAATCGACGAATGAGCAACTGGTGCCTCCGCCATCCTCGGGAAGATCGTGAAAGCGCTGCCAAGCGTATGGACTGCGGTGAGCACCCTCCAGCCAACCGACGATGCCGACGTCATTGGCAGCCACAAGACTCGAAAGGTACCTATTAGCATATGGGCGTCCCATGCGAAAGCGACGAGCCTTCTCCGGCTTCCAGTGTTCAATTAAGTCCGCCAGTTCATCGTAGTCAGAAGGCCTCAGCCTGCGTGATTGGGCCCCCTTTAGCAGTCCAGCGGCTATGCGATAGCTGATTGGTGGTCTGCGGTCCACTGATTCCAGTAGTTGGATGGTGTCATTCCATCCAGGGATCCGTGGGGCCGTTCATGATTGTAGATGTCTTTCCATTCGTCGGCCAAGTACTTTGCTTCGGCCATGGTGTCGATGATTTCTCCGGAGAGTTGTTCCCTTCTGAATTGGGCGTTGAATGATTCGATGAACCCGTTCTGCCAGGGCGATCCCGGGTCGATGAACGCGGTCTTCACACCGGCTGTGCTGCACCATTCGATCAGTGCGGCGGCGGTGAATTCCGGTCCGTTGTCGCAGCGCACGTACGCCGGTTCGATACCGGTTTCGGCGATGATGTTCTCCAGCACGGCGACCACGTCGGAAGCCTTGAACGAGCGCCGCGGCACGATCGCCAGCGCCGTGCGGGTGCATTCGTCGATGACGTTGAAGAAGCGGATGTGGCGCCCGCAGGAGGTGACGTCGGACTGGAAGTCGAAGCTGATCACGTGCATCGGGTATTCGGCTTTCAGGCGCTTCTGTTCCCCGGCGTCCGGGCCGGTCCGGCGCTTCTTCTTCGGCTTGGGTTTACAAACCAGTCCCTCGTCGCGCCAGAGCCGGCGTACCCGCTTCTTGTTCAGCGCCACGTCCTGCCACTGCGGCTGGGCACGCAGGTGCCAGCGGGCCTTCTTCCAGCCCCACGCCGGGTGTTTCTGCGCGACTGCCCGCAGGTCAGCGCGCAGCCGTGTTTCCTCGAAACTCATTTCGGGTTTCTTCTTGCGCAGGGCGGAGCGGTTCTGCCCCAGCACTTTGCAGGCAAAGCGTTCCGACGCCCCGAACTTCTCCATCGCCATGCGCACGGCACGGCGGCGTGGTTCGGGGCTCAGAATTTTCCCTTGGCCACCTCGTTCAGGATGTCGATGGCTAGCTCTTTCTCGGCCAGCAGCCGCTTGAGCCTCGCGTTCTCCTTCTCGAGCTCCTTGGTCCGTTTCGTCGCCTCGGCGTTCTTCTCGGACCCGTACTGGTTCAGCCACCGGTACCAGGTCGCCTCGGTGACCTGCAGTTCCTTGACGACCTCGATGAGGGGCCGTCCTTCATTGAGCATTTTCTGGCCCTGCCGGACCTTCGCGATGACCTGCTCGGGGGTATGCCTACGTGCCATAACTAGTGAATTTCCTCCTGCGTCCATTCTCGGACACGAAACTCACATAGTCACCGGACTCCTACACGGGGACCCAACCATGCGGATCCTCATGCGTTCCATTGTCGCTCACTCGTCATCGTCGCTGGGTGCGCCCAAGAGCAACCGGCTTCTACCGGCTCGGATCAGACCATTCTCATCACCCTAGGAAGGGACATCCATGCCTAAGATCAAGCCCTGGCACTTGTTTTTGGTTTGGAGCACGCAAGGCCAAATGTCAGTCTCACTGCCAGTCAGCGTTTTGTCATGGTGGAAACGATGGAGCCTGGGCTGAACTGAACCCGCAGTTTGTCTCCGTCAGGAATCAGTACAAGTTGAACGTCGGCTGCGCATTTGCCAGTCAGAAGCTCTTCCCTCATGTGGATGCCTGCCCAGCCTGCATCATTTTCGTGCCAAGTGGCCTTGCAGTTCAACTGCGGGTATTCGACTCGACCGGTCAGGCCTTCCTCGTTTTGACCAATCTCAACGACTACGTCGTAAGCCGATCTGTCGCCTGACACAGGCCCTTGCCACTTGCCCAACAAGGAACTTTTGTCGACCTGCGTAGACGTCTTGCCTGTAGTCCAACCCAGAAGACGGGAACCTTGGCTCTCAAGCAAGGTGGTAGTGCCGAACTTGATCTTCTTATCGACGTCCACCTTCCGAGGGGTCCCACTGTCGACATCCATCACGAAGAGTTCTAAGGGCGACACCGAGTCCACCGCCGATAGAAAAGCAATTCTCTTGTTCTGTTCATCGACGACCGGAGGCTCCACTTTGCGGTTCGTTTTTGGAATCAGGGCTATAGGATCAATGCTCGGGTGCGGGTCCGTCAATTCCTCCAGACACCATGCAAGCTCGCACTCTACGATGTGCCCGTCAGGTTGAACCCAGAAGTTGGTTCCTCTAGTGAACTCGGCCGCCACGGAGGTCTTACTCGGGTCGGAGGTTGACGTCCGCAGAACCTTAGCTTTGCCCAACGAATTTCCAATCGAGACTCGAGACGATATATAGAAATCGCCGTCGGCTCCGAACAACGGATGCTCGTACATTACCGTTGATGAGAAATCGTCCTTGGACGCCAACTTGGTCGTTACGTCTGTGAATTCGCCGTTGGTGAGATCGATCCATCCATGCTGACTGGCGTCACCTGATCCGCCTTTGCGGACGGCTACTGCTTTGGTGAAGTCCGGTGAGAATAGGGCCCGCCAAAGTTGATCTTCCGGCGCGTTGTCGCCCCGGCCTAGCGTGATCGTCATCGAGGCATCAAGTGAAGCACCAACTGTCTTTTTTATGCGGCTAAGGTCGGCCAGGAGAGTTGATGCTCCGGTCTCCGGGTTGATGACGTGAATCTGTGTACCAATGAGATTGGTGTTGAGCACGCCGGTGGCTACAACAATGCCTTCAGGACCAACAGGAGCTGGTTGTGTTGCGGGCTCCGGAGAAGAGTCCGGCGGTTTCTGGCTGGATGAATCCGTCGGTGATGACTCCGCAGGTGGGGAGGGCTGCTGGCCGGAAGTATCCGGCTGAGGGCTACAAGCGCTGGCCGCCACTATTACGGCCGAGAACACAGCAATTAGTAGTGCGGGGAGCTGAGGAGACTTCATAGTCGTTCCCATCCGTCACGTAATGGAGGCGTCAAGTTGTCTCAGCATGCTTGTGCTTGCATTGCCGGTCAAGATTGTCCAACGAATGTCCTGAAAGTTACGGATTACGTGGCCGGGTGAGGGACCCTAAAAGCTTGCCGAAATGTCCGAGGCACAAACCACAGTTCGCGAATGGTCAACAACATGGTTGAAAGGCTATGAGAACAATCGGCCCTCGACAGTTCGTCAAGCCAGAACGCATATCAAGAGGATCAACGGCGATTTTGGCAGTCGTGCACTGAAGAGTGTCCGGCCCTCAGAAATAAAAGCCTGGACCGCCCGTCTAAGCGACGAAGGGCTAGCTGACTCAACGGTTTACGCGCTCCACTCCCGATTGAGTCAGCTTTTCGCGGATGCTGTACATGATGGCTTATTGCCTAAGTCTCCTGTAAGTAGGAGGACAGCGCCGAAGGCTGGGAAGCAACGGGCATACGTTGCCACTACGGCGCAGGTATGGGCGCTGCATGATGCTATGCCGTCAGGTCTGCAGCCTGCGATCCTGCTGGCAGCTTTTGCAGGCCTGCGTATTGGCGAGGCGGTAGCACTCCGAGTGTCCGACGTGGACTTCATGCGCGGCATTATCACGCCCGCGATTCAGTATCCAGGCGTCGAGTTGAAAACCGAGGAGTCTAAAAATCCCATCCCGGTCCCGCAGAACCTTTGCCTCGAACTGTCGGTGAATCACGCACGGTGGGGGAGCGAGACGCTCGTGACGAACGAATGGGGAAGATCCATCTCCCCACATCGCGTGGAACACTATTTCCGCGACGCCAGAAGCTCAGTGAAAGGACTTCCCGAGGGTTTCCGATTCCACGACCTGCGGCACTATTTCGCGTCATTGCTCATTGCGCAGGGGCTCGATGTGAAAGTGGTCCAAAAGAGTCTCAGGCACTCGTCAGCGAAGACGACGCTGGACACGTACGGGCACATGTGGCCCGACAAGGAGGAAACAGCGAGGGCCGCGGTGGCGGGCGTTCTTGCGGACCGACTCAAATCGCGGACTGAACAGCGCGCATAGAAGACGAAAAGGCCGGCCCTCAGGTGGTGAAACCTGGGACCGGCCTTTTGTGTGTCTTGATTCTTGCGGACTGTCTGCGGACTATGCCCGCTTCTGCCGCATGATCTAGCTAGACGCCGTAGTAGAGCTCGAACTCGTAG
This genomic interval from Paenarthrobacter aurescens TC1 contains the following:
- a CDS encoding putative sulfatase family protein (identified by match to protein family HMM PF00884) is translated as MSKPNVILICVDEWRGDCLSSDGHPYVETPHLDDLARNGVRFSKGYSATPSCVPARAALFTGQSQERHGRVGYNDGVPFHAVHPVTLQGEFRKGGYHTQAIGKMHVWPERSRLDFDDVVLHDGYLHHARQEHHQNFAMFDDYVPWLRRQPGMGPDAEYFDHGVNCNSIVARPWDKAENLHPTHWIGTQAIEWMHRRDPVKPFFLYLSFHRPHPPYDPPSWAFEQYLNIPAYEPVEGNWEQHWDEHRQDGNYQASYGRIPDHVVHRARAGYYGLMAQIDLQVNRIKESLADFGLHDNTVIAFTSDHGEMMGDHHMFRKAVPYEGSTRVPFIIANTPSAQQAARGTVVDHVVELRDIMPTLLDLAGLPIPDSVDGESLASIVRGESTGAVRDVLHGEHVYWGQNLHWLTDGHHKYIWGSGEGTEELFNLDADPQERTNLAQAPAYLGELLSWRQQMVETLKDREEGYVIDGALTPGAAVVAMLRHAREKASASTPQLP
- a CDS encoding ISAau1, transposase orfA (identified by match to protein family HMM PF01527), which produces MARRHTPEQVIAKVRQGQKMLNEGRPLIEVVKELQVTEATWYRWLNQYGSEKNAEATKRTKELEKENARLKRLLAEKELAIDILNEVAKGKF
- a CDS encoding putative lipoprotein is translated as MKRTVVLFLVALAMSITSCSPPASNEQTSPPQATQAPTNGIVSTPTPPTPTRTGMPAGVFDLVAKTGGIVRFTLPTPASDPAVADIEAFRKKTGAAPVSYIVADVDNRSGTEVINMYKVSAYDAEGREYAFARAAGVFGEWGPTFGSDYVYRMPDGSILDEATGSALNNEEVRLNNAIDIVASPAQRANIILISKSTDLPKEFTRVAVAPSGMGYPIDALPSGAGGHD
- a CDS encoding acetyltransferase, GNAT family protein (identified by match to protein family HMM PF00583); amino-acid sequence: MLEYDSDGVFSIESDHSGQGDVWLIPLKMLDDDARAIQLGAVAELAVEAKQRDFVGDPLRMMLISLVEESRLPYVIESGGVAVGVLTLQSGAAMLAGWPDDESVWLLRGFLIDTRSQGRGLGTLAARAAVEEARKVTARLGGGQAGVVLSVNEHNPAGLAAYSKAGFKDAGRYLGGSAGPQRTMYKAFLPEVSAHAEPSDVNES
- a CDS encoding ISAau1, transposase orfB (identified by match to protein family HMM PF00665); translation: MAMEKFGASERFACKVLGQNRSALRKKKPEMSFEETRLRADLRAVAQKHPAWGWKKARWHLRAQPQWQDVALNKKRVRRLWRDEGLVCKPKPKKKRRTGPDAGEQKRLKAEYPMHVISFDFQSDVTSCGRHIRFFNVIDECTRTALAIVPRRSFKASDVVAVLENIIAETGIEPAYVRCDNGPEFTAAALIEWCSTAGVKTAFIDPGSPWQNGFIESFNAQFRREQLSGEIIDTMAEAKYLADEWKDIYNHERPHGSLDGMTPSNYWNQWTADHQSAIA
- a CDS encoding phage integrase family domain protein (identified by match to protein family HMM PF00589), encoding MSEAQTTVREWSTTWLKGYENNRPSTVRQARTHIKRINGDFGSRALKSVRPSEIKAWTARLSDEGLADSTVYALHSRLSQLFADAVHDGLLPKSPVSRRTAPKAGKQRAYVATTAQVWALHDAMPSGLQPAILLAAFAGLRIGEAVALRVSDVDFMRGIITPAIQYPGVELKTEESKNPIPVPQNLCLELSVNHARWGSETLVTNEWGRSISPHRVEHYFRDARSSVKGLPEGFRFHDLRHYFASLLIAQGLDVKVVQKSLRHSSAKTTLDTYGHMWPDKEETARAAVAGVLADRLKSRTEQRA
- a CDS encoding acetyltransferase, GNAT family protein (identified by match to protein family HMM PF00583), whose protein sequence is MDRRPPISYRIAAGLLKGAQSRRLRPSDYDELADLIEHWKPEKARRFRMGRPYANRYLSSLVAANDVGIVGWLEGAHRSPYAWQRFHDLPEDGGGTSCSFVDFLFVEAGNRRANIGSKLLTAFETEAVDFGNDFMGLSLDSADHLQAQAFYRAHGYTRSKSILYGHLMGKTL
- a CDS encoding putative lipoprotein, whose protein sequence is MKSPQLPALLIAVFSAVIVAASACSPQPDTSGQQPSPPAESSPTDSSSQKPPDSSPEPATQPAPVGPEGIVVATGVLNTNLIGTQIHVINPETGASTLLADLSRIKKTVGASLDASMTITLGRGDNAPEDQLWRALFSPDFTKAVAVRKGGSGDASQHGWIDLTNGEFTDVTTKLASKDDFSSTVMYEHPLFGADGDFYISSRVSIGNSLGKAKVLRTSTSDPSKTSVAAEFTRGTNFWVQPDGHIVECELAWCLEELTDPHPSIDPIALIPKTNRKVEPPVVDEQNKRIAFLSAVDSVSPLELFVMDVDSGTPRKVDVDKKIKFGTTTLLESQGSRLLGWTTGKTSTQVDKSSLLGKWQGPVSGDRSAYDVVVEIGQNEEGLTGRVEYPQLNCKATWHENDAGWAGIHMREELLTGKCAADVQLVLIPDGDKLRVQFSPGSIVSTMTKR
- a CDS encoding hypothetical protein (identified by Glimmer2; putative); translation: MEYNGNPSEKAIPAGELDRRHVGHSVSFQPNDFTVVFGTIAGIARTEALVYLSLDGVAGGTHLKDEYDLPIDKNVYLQLDPLGSAEKGLSEAASFVKEKLDDITKNLRDRDQGKSE
- a CDS encoding hypothetical protein (identified by Glimmer2; putative), with protein sequence MSPGTSAPAAQASITPTVTPTPTPTPMLPEAAGAAYLAAVCPMNEVGTDLNTTMQASPLDIVAARRDAGLYRDSVKAVIQKITAPPAPWPATVEEDVSDFVEALYTEMSHAETLSAIETREGIIASWNAWNDPTEPYPAHVASQKIRLKLNLPADSKASCS